TCTAAGTTTATTGCGGAACATATTAGCGAAATTTTATACGCTCAGCAAGAATATCTTGGAGGCGAATTGCCAATAAAAAAATATGCATATCTGATTTATTTAACACCTAACGGTGGTTTATCCGGTGCGAGTGGTGCTTTAGAGCACAGTTATTCATCGGTGTATTTTTTACCGGAAATGGATCAGCAATATTTAGTACAAACAATCAGAGATGTTTCTGCGCATGAGTTTTTTCACATTGTAACACCATTGAATATTCACGCACAACAAATTGGTGATTTTAATTACAATGATCCACAGATGTCAAAGCACTTGTGGTTGTACGAAGGGACAACAGAGTATGCTTCCGGACTTGTTCAAGTAAAATATGGAAACATGAGTGTTGCAGATTATTTAAAGGTAATTGAATCAAAGATTGCCGGAAGTAAAGCATACAACGATTCGCTTCCGTTTACGGTGATGAGTGAAGGGTGTTTGAAAAAATACAAAGACCAATATTCCAATGTTTATCAGAAAGGAGCGCTCATCGGATTGTGTTTAGATATTCAATTGCGCTATTTGTCAAAAGGGAAGTATGGGTTGCAAGAATTGATGGCTGACCTTTCAAAAACATACGGAAAAAATAAATCCTTTAAAGATGAGGAGCTGTTTCAACAAATTGTTCAATTGACCTATCCTGAAATTGGCGACTATTTTAAAAAATATGTTGAAGGGAGTCAACCGCTTCCTGTAAAAGAGATGTTAGAATTGGTTGGGATAGGAAGTGGGAATGCAAATATGGAAAAACATATTTCAATTGGTGGTATTGCAATTGGATTAAATACAGCTACCAATCGATTGATGATTGTGAATACTGCAGCGATGGATGATTTTGGCCGAATTATGGGATATCAGGAATATGATGAACTTGTAAAGTTTAATGGTAAAAAAGTAACACTGCAAAATGCACAAGAGATTTTGGGCGGTTATCTTCAATCTGCTAAAGAGGGAGATGTTTTGACTGTTGTGGTGGCTCGTAAAAAAACTGAAAACTCCAAAGCAAAAAAGGTAAAATTAAAATCGAAATTAATTCCTGTTTTACCTGCTGCCAGTAGCCGTTTAATTTTATTGCCGAATGCAAAAGACGAGCAATTGAAATTGCGTGCTGATTGGATTGGTAAACATTAATCGTTGCGGATGAACAAAAAAACACTTTATTGGTCTTGTCAAATTGGTGGTTGGCTATTTTTGGTATTAGCACAAACTTTATATTTAAAGTTAAGCGATGCCTTGAATGTTCAAACAGCAACAAGTCAGTTTTTATTGTTGTTTTTTGGAATTTTATTATCACATCTCTATCGAAATTTTATTGTTAAATATGGTTGGCTGAAGATTAAAATAATTTCATTAATTCCTCGAGTTGTTTTTGCTTCTATATTGTTAGCCATTGTAAGTGATTACGTACAATATGGTGTGGAATTTTTGCTAGGTATAGCCGGTGGGAAGCATCAGAATGCGATTACAATCGTTACGAATATCGTGAATCTTATCCCTTTCTTTTTTTCTTGGTCATTGATTTATTTCTTGTTTCATTTTATTGAAAATTATAAAAAGGCAGAAATTGAAAACCTGAAATGGGAAGCCTCCATCAATGAAATTGAGTTAAATAAATTAAAGTCGCAGTTGAATCCACACTTCATGTTTAATGCAATGAATAGCATCCGTGCATTGGTA
This Bacteroidota bacterium DNA region includes the following protein-coding sequences:
- a CDS encoding histidine kinase translates to MNKKTLYWSCQIGGWLFLVLAQTLYLKLSDALNVQTATSQFLLLFFGILLSHLYRNFIVKYGWLKIKIISLIPRVVFASILLAIVSDYVQYGVEFLLGIAGGKHQNAITIVTNIVNLIPFFFSWSLIYFLFHFIENYKKAEIENLKWEASINEIELNKLKSQLNPHFMFNAMNSIRALVDENPSKSKDAITQLSNILRNTLQMGKNKVIPFDEEFKIVSDYLALESIRYEERLKTKVHLHPESKNFNIPPLMIQTLVENGIKHGISKLINGGILEVETNVKNDVLRIDIKNSGQLQEKDVSENGFGIKNTKQRLQLLYGNAASLHIRNLDASTVLTELIIPKSILNYESNIDR
- a CDS encoding peptidase M61 translates to MKRYLLPLLFIFIFPLSPFAGNGYQFSVDLTKCVNDKLLVELIAPAMNTKEAIYRLPKIVPGTYEILNFGRFISDFKALDSLGKEIPIERIDVNSWKILETARLAKITYLVEDTWDTDIKEPYVFEPAGSNFEAGKNFLINTHCLFGYFEGQKELSYQIDITRPDNFYGTCSLTDVVSKNNVDTYSVSDYMKLQDAPMMYNVPDTTVLKVGGAEIIISLYSQNRITTSKFIAEHISEILYAQQEYLGGELPIKKYAYLIYLTPNGGLSGASGALEHSYSSVYFLPEMDQQYLVQTIRDVSAHEFFHIVTPLNIHAQQIGDFNYNDPQMSKHLWLYEGTTEYASGLVQVKYGNMSVADYLKVIESKIAGSKAYNDSLPFTVMSEGCLKKYKDQYSNVYQKGALIGLCLDIQLRYLSKGKYGLQELMADLSKTYGKNKSFKDEELFQQIVQLTYPEIGDYFKKYVEGSQPLPVKEMLELVGIGSGNANMEKHISIGGIAIGLNTATNRLMIVNTAAMDDFGRIMGYQEYDELVKFNGKKVTLQNAQEILGGYLQSAKEGDVLTVVVARKKTENSKAKKVKLKSKLIPVLPAASSRLILLPNAKDEQLKLRADWIGKH